In the Nocardioides marmotae genome, CCGGCCTGTGGACCCTGCCCGGGGGCGGGGTGGACCACGGCGAGTCGCCGGCGGACGCCGCCGCCCGCGAGGTGCGGGAGGAGACCGGGCTCGAGGTCGAGGTCGGCCCCGTCGTGCACGTGGCCGACGAGTCGATCCGCGGCACTGCGCCCAACGGCCGTGACGAGGAGTTCCACGCGATCCAGATCGTGCTCGCCGCCACCGTGGCGGCCGGCTCGCGCGACGTCGCGCCGGTCGCCGAGGCCGGCGGCACCTCCGACGCCGTCGCGTGGGTCCCGCTCGCCTCGATCATCGACGGGTCCGTGCCGGTCCACCCGCTCGTGCGCGCGGCGCTCGACGCCGCCGGCTGAGCCAGGCCGGCACCACCCGGCTGTCTGTTCACGCTCGCTGTGGCACTTCTGGTGAACACGGCGCTCGGCCCGCTCGGGACCGAGACCATCCAGTACCCGATCAGCGGGCACTGCTGAAGCGGACCATCGGTCCGGGGTGCCGGCCGAGCGCCGCGGCCGCGGCGTCGCCCTGCAGGTCGGGCTGGCGCGCAAGGAGTCCCACCACCGCGGGCAACGCCACCTGGCGCTGGCGAAGGTCGTCGCCACCGAGATGCCGTGCCTGTGGGCGGCGTGGCGGCAGGGGAAGGTCACCGAGTACGGCGCCACCCTCGCGGCCCGCGAGACCGCCTGCCTGGAGGTCGGGGACCGGTTCGAGGTCGACCGCCTCCTCGCCGCCGACCCCGACGCCCTCGATCGGATGTCCGAGCGGGAGATCGCCTCGTTCTGCCGCAAGCACGCCGCCCGCCTCGACTCCGCCGCGGTAGTGAGGCGCCGGCGGAAGGCCGGAGCGGACCGGCACGTCACCATCCGCCCGGCGCCGGACACCATGGTCTACCTGACCGCGCTGCTGCCGGTGGCCGACGGCGTCGCCGCGTACGCCGCCCTGGTCAAGGCCGCGGATGCGGCCCGCGCCGACGGTGCGGACGAGCGGACCAGGGGCCAGGTCATGGCCGACACCTTGGTCTCCTCCGTCCTCGGCGGCCACGAGGCCGCGGGTGGGCCGCGGGTCGAGCTCGCCCTGGTGATGACCGACCAGGCGGTGTTCGGCGACACCGAGGACCCCGCCCACCTCGACGGGTTCGGCTGGGTTCCCGCCGAGCTCGGCCGCGAGATCGTCGCCGGCGCCGTGACCGCTGAAGACGAGGTGTGGCTGCGTCGGCTCTACACCGGCCCGACCACCGGCGAGCTGGTCGCGATGGACTCCCGCGCCCGCGTCTTCCCGGCAGGCATGGCCCGGTTCATCCGGCTCCGCGACCAGACCTGCCGCACCCCGTGGTGCGGAGCACCGATCCGGCAGAGCGACCACGTCGAACCGGTCGCGGAGGGCGGCTCGACCACCGTCGAGAACGGCCAGGGGCTCTGCGAGGCCTGCAACCACGCCAAGCAAGCACCCGGCTGGCGGGCAAGGCCCTCGCCGGAGGGCATCGAGACCGCCACTCCCACCGGCCACCGACATCACACCCGACCGCCCATGCTGGTGACCGTCCACGACGCACCACCGGTCCGCCTCGACTACTACGTCCTCGCCACCTGAGCGGGCCTGGTCGTGCCCGACCTCGCCCGGACCGGCCGCGGGTCCCGGCTGGGCCGCCGCGCGGGACCTCCGCTGCGCGCTCAGAACTCCGCGGCGGAGACCTCGCAGAGGTTGAGCTCGGGACGCTTGGCGTTGTTGACGACGTGGTAGCTGGAGACGATGTAGCGGCGCTCGACGCCGCCCGCGGTGAGGAAGAGCCGCATCATCCCGTTGCGGGGGAGCGGGAACGGGCCGAGCAGGCCGGTCTCGGGGTCGACGCCCACCGAGAGGTCGTCGACCTGGTGCTCGACCAGGCCCTCCGCCTGCACGGTCTCCACGTAGGCCCAGGCGTCCGGTGAGGTGGCAGCGATGCTGATCGACCGGTCGCCGTCGGGGCCGTCTGGGTCGGCCGGCTCGGGCTCGCAGCGCAGCCGGAGCTCGCCGATGCCCGGCACGGGTGTGGTCTGCGAGGTGCCGGAGCCGGCGTCGGCGAGACCGTGCCAGCTCACCCCGACCCGCGTGTCGAGGCGGGTGCGGACCACGGCGTCGATCCGGCAGGCGCGCCAGGCCATCGGGTGCTCGAAGCCGGTCCACCACCAGCTGAGGTCGAAGGAGGTGACCGGCTTGCGGGCGGCGCCGGCGGCGGGCCGGTGGCGGCCGGGGCGCTGGCTGATCACGCCGTTGATGTGTCCCGAGGAGTGGTTCTCGATCCGACCGCGCTGGTTGAGCCCCTCCGCGGCGGTCTGGCCGGTGCCGCCGCGGCCGTCGTCGGCGGCGGTGGCGTACCGGTAGATCCGGGCGGTCTTGACGGCGACGACGGCGCGGTCGTTCTTGGTCTCGTACTTCGCCATCCACATCTGCGTCTCCGCCGAGCGGTCGTGGGCGCGCAGCCGGACCAGGGTGGCGTTCGGCCTGCACACGAGCGTGAGGGTGCCGATCCCCGGGACGACGGCGGTCTGGGAGAAGACCTTCTTCTTCGCCGTGCCGTTCCAGGCCACCGTGACCCGCTGCACGCGGAGGTCCTCGGCGGCCGACTTCTTCCCGGCGTACGACGCGGGGGCGGCGAGGCCGCAGACCACGACCGCCGTCGCGAGGACGGCGGCCGCGAGGGCGCGCGCGCGACTCATCGGGCGGGCTGCTCCTGGGGCGCGGGCTGCTCCTCCGCGCCCTCCTCCACGACCGGTGCGTCCGGGCTGACCAGGGGAGGCGGCACGTCGCCGGTCAGCCACGACAGCTGGGTGCGGACGGTCGCCTCGGGCAGCGGCACCAGCTGGGTGTCCTCGGCGAGCCGGTCGGCGTCGCCGAGGTAGCTCTCGAGGAAGACCCGCACCTCGCGCCGGTCCAGCGAGCGGACGGTGGTGGTGACGAGCAGCTGTCGGGCGAGCGGGTACTCACCGGAGGTGATCGTGCGCTGGCTGGGGAAGATGCAGTTCCTCTCGCCCTCCGGGGTGGTGATCTCGAAGGGGCGCAGCTGGTCCTCGAACAGCTCGTAGTAGCTGAACCGGAAGTACGCCACGTGGCCGCGGACCTGCTCGTCGCGCCGGCGCGCGTCGCGGGAGACGACGAACCGGTCGCGGACGCGCACCCACTTCTCCCGGACCACGGCCAGCTCCGCGCGGGCGGCGTCCCGCGCGGCGATCGCGTCGCGGACGCGCTGGCGGTCCCGCGCCAGGTCGGCCGGGCTGCGCCGGTCGGCGATGCCCTTGGCCCGCTCGCGCCACGCGGCGGAGACCTCGTCCTGGGCGTCGTCGAGGACCTGCTGGGCGACGACCAGCGCGCTGCGGGCCTGGTCGCGGGCGCGGGCGCGGTCGGCGTACTCCTCGGCCAGCCGCTCGTCCTCCTCGTCGCCGACGACGAAGACGCGGGAGCCCTGGTCGGAGTCGAAGGCGTGGTAGTCCGAGCGGAGGTTGGTCAGGCCCGGCTGAGGGGTGCCGAGGACGTTGCGCCCGAAGAAGCCGAACGCGCTGTTCTCGGGGTCGGGGCCGCCGACGACGAGGGGTACGCCGTCGAGCCCGACGTGCTCCCAGCTGGTGACCGGCGAGCCCGCGCGGTAGATGTCGCGGACCTGCTCGGTGCTCAGGCAGTCCCCGCCGACGTCGGACTCGGACTTGACCGCGACGACGACCGCGTCCGCGGCGATCTGGAACTGCACGACGTCGAGGCCCACGCTGCGGCAGGCGTCCCACTCGGCGCGGCTGATCGGCCGGGTGGAGTCGACGAGGTCGATCTCGCCCGCGCACAGCTGGCCGAAGGCGACGTCCTCGCCGTTGTCCGCGACCTCGACGGTGACCGAGCTGCCGGTGCCGGCGAACCGGTCGAGGGCCTGGGGGGTGAGCGATCCGCGCGGGGAGCCGTCGAGCTCCACGACGCCCGCCGGCCGGCCCGGGAGGGCCGCGTGGCGGCGCTCGACCGCCTCCTGCTCGAGGGTCTCCTCTTCGACCTGCGCGGCCTGCTGGCGCGCCACGACGTCGCCGGCCGGCGCCGCGTCGTCCTCGGAGCAGCCGGTGAGCAGCGTGGCGGCGCAGGCCAGGCCGGCGACGCCGGCGAGCAGCCGGACGGGGTGGCTGCGGGTGTGGCTGCGGGTGTGGCTGCGGGTGCGGGTGCGGGTCATGGCGGTCACCTCAGTCCCTTCCCGTGGAGGTGGACCCGGCGGACTCGTGCTCGGGCGGGTACTGGTGGCGCTGCGCCGGCAGCTCGACGACCTCGAAGTCGTCGAGGAAGAGCCCCTGGAGCTCGTTGCCGCGGATCAGGTCGGCCGTGACGTCGCGCTGGGCGTAGAGCGTGGGCACCCGGGCGCGGTCGACGACGATCGCGCCGTAGGTGCGCAGCGCGACGACGATCGCGTCGGCGAGCCGCTGCTGTTGCGCGGTCAGCCGGACCGGCCGCCCGGTCTCGGGGTCGATCGGGGGCTGCGGCACGACGTCGGCCCGCAGCCGGATCCGCGCCCCCTCGGGCAGCGAGTCGGCCGAGCCGTTGCCGTCGGTGGAGGACGCGGGCTGGACGAAGGAGCCCTCGGCGGGGCCGGGCACGCTGATCGCGAGCGCGTGGTCGATCTCGCCGGCCTGGAGCTCCCCGGGGCGGATCAGCCCGGCGAACAGCGGCAGCCCGGAGCCCCGGGCGCCGACGACGTGGGGCGGGCTGTAGCCGGGTCCGTCGAGGTCCCACTTGCGCATGAAGTGGTAGGAGATCGAGCCGTCGTCCTCGCGGCGCGCGCGCCACAGGTCGTAGGCCACGGACTCGGTCGAGTCGAGGATCGTGAACCAGCCGTCGTACCGCGGGTCGGGGTCGATGTCGGCCGGGATGTCGAGCACCACGGTGTCGTCGCCGTCACCGCACCGGGCCTGGCGGCAGACCACGTCGGTCGGCTGGCCGCCGGCGACGACCGGGGTCGTCCAGGACTCGGTGTTGATGTAGACCGGGTCCTCGATGCGGCGGGGCTGGACGACCACGCGGTCGCCGGACTCGCGCACCCCGAGCCGCAGGGTGGCCAGCTCCATCATCTCCTTCGATCGTGGGTCGACCGGGGCGCCGTCGACGCGGGTGTTCCACGGGGAGTCCTCGGCGAAGTAGGGCCGCTCGCCGGGGGCGATCGTGCCGTCCGCCCCGCGGGGGTCGATCGTCACGTCGGCCACCGGCGTGCGCCCGGAGGCCTCGTCGTCCCCGCCGCCGCACCCGGCCAGCAGCAGCGCGGTGGCCGCCACGAGGACGACCGGCACCGCCCTGCGGCCGCCGGGCGCGCGGGGGAGCCGGCGGGTCATCGCAGGCCCCCCACCGCGGCGACGACGATCGCGTGCGCCTCGCGGCGGGCGTGCAGCCGGATCAGCTCGGCGTCCAGCTCGGCCTGGGCGAGGACCAGCTCGCAGCGGCGCGCCGCCTCCGCCTCGACCGCGGCGACGTGCCGCCGCGCGGCCTCCTCGGTGGCGCGGATCCGGCGCAGCGCCTCGGCCGCGAACTCCGCGACCTCCGCGAACTCCGCGACCTCCGCGACCTCCGCGACCTCCGTGGTCAGGTGATGGTCGTCGTCGGCCGGCTCGGGCTCGGGCTCGGGGTCGGGTTCCGGCTCAGGCTCGAGGTCCGCCGCGACGACCGGCTCGGGCTCGGGCGGGCGCTCCGGGGTGAGCCGCAGGGTGAAGTCCACCGCGCCGATCCGGCGGTCCGGGGCGCCGGCGGGTCCCGCCGAGAGGATCGCGTCGAGCGACGGCGGCGGGGCGATGGGCAGGTCGGTCTGGGTCACGGGGTCACCTCGGGATCGGTCGTGTCCGCCTCGGCCGCCGCCTCGTCCGCTGCCTCGTCCGCTGCGTCCGAGCCCGCGTCCCGGCGGAAGCCCGAGGGCACGGCTACGAGGGTGTAGCGCGGGGTGGAGTAGGCGACGGTGAGCAGCGCGTCGGTGCCGCCGGCGGCGTCGGGGTAGAGCCGGCTGAGCAGGTCGGCCTGGGTGTCGGTGGACAGCAGCAGGAAGTCGACGTGGAGCGCGGGGTCCTTCGCCGCCTCCAGCCACGGCCCGTCGGAGGCGTCGACCCGGTCGAAGAACAGGTCGGGGCGGCCGGTGAGGAGCATGACCGCGTAGGTCTGGGCGTTGTCGGTGAGGATCGAGCTGCGCCGGGTGACGTTGTCGCGGATCCAGCCGGCCATCGCCTCCTCGGACATGATCCCGACCGTCGCCCCGTCCAGGGTCCGGGCACCCTCCTGGGACTCGCGCGTCGAGACCGCGGCAGCGAAGGACGACTCGAGGTTCTGGTACTCATAGGTCCGCATCGCGTGGAAGGTCCACGGGATGCTGGCGAGCAGGGCGAGCGTGAGCCCCGCGCCCACGAGGGTGGCGGCGTCCCCGGCCGAGCGGGCCAGCCAGATCGCGCCCACGACGGCGAGCAGCAGGATCGGCAGCGCGTTGCGCATGAGCAGCGGGGAGTCGGTCAGGCGCAGGGCGACCGCGAGCGCGGGCATCAGCACCGCGGCGCCGAGCATGACGGCCAGCCACAGCGCGAAGGTGTTGCGCCGGGCGACGCCTGCGAAGACCAGCGCGGGCAGCACGAGCACCGCCAGCGGCGCCCCGAGGAGCACCAGCCGGCCGGTGTCGGTGGCCAGCTCCACGACGCTGAAGGAGCGCAGTCCGCCGGAGGTCGAGGCGTCGCTGCTCTCGGTGATCCAGCTGAACGGGTCCAGCAGGAGCAGCCCGTTGAACGCCGTCCACAACGCGATCACGTAGACCGTCGGAGCGGCGAAGCCGACGGTGGTGCCCTCGATCTCGGTGCCGTCCGCGCCCTGTCGGGCGAGCACCGCCGCGACCATCAGCAGCGAGAGCACGAACCACAGCAGGCTGGAGTAGCCGGCGAGCGCGGCGACGGAGTAGGCCAGGCCGGCGATCATCACGAAGCGGATGTCGGAGGTGACGTACCAGGCCAGCAGCGCGCCGAGGGCGACCACCACGAAGGAGAGCCAGATGAAGTGGCGGGCCCCGTCGGCGGCGTACAGCACGACGAGCGGGTTGCAGCCGAGCGCGACGAGGACGGCGACGCGCAGCGGCGCGGCCACCTGCGCCCGGCGCAGCATGGTGTTGAGCGTCATCAGCGTCAGCCCCGCGAACAGCGCCGAGCCGAGCGGCACGACGACCAGCGCGCGGGCCGGCCCGGGGAAGATCGTCAGCGGCGTGAGCAGCAGGGTGGCCAGCGGCGGGTAGTCGAAGCCGAGCGCGGAGAGCTTGGTGGGGTCGTTGTGCCAGACCATGAGCGCGCGGTTGAGCCGGTCGAGGGTCTCGAAGCCGACCACGTGCATCTCGACCACGAGCCAGTAGCCGAACCAGGTGTAGGCCACGGTGGAGACGCCGAGGACGAGGAGGCTCTCCCACGGCCGGCGGGGTACGTCGGCGGGCCGGCGGCCCACGGCCTGGACGACCCCGGCGAGCCGTTCGCGGTTGCTGATGACGACCGGCAGGGCGGCCGGCGTGGCGGCGGGCGGGGCGGTGGGCGCGGGGGTGCTCATGCGTGCCCCCCGTCCAGGCCGTGCTCGGTCTTCTCCCAGTAGAAGGGGTTGGTGAACAGCTGGATGAAGCCCTTCCAGGCCGCCCAGCTCATCAGCCCCCAGTACAGCGGTGAGAGCAGCGCTGTGCGGGTGATGCCGAACTCGCCGCGTTGCAGTGAGCCGGCCACGTTGAGGTAGACGAAGACGAAGTTGCCGACGAAGAGCATCGCGCTGGCGGCGTAGAAGACGATCCCGGGGAACAGCTGCTGGATGAAGCCCCACTGGGTGAGCAGGTAGAGCGTGGTGAGCCCCCAGAAGACGGGGTTCATCAGCAGCACGAAGGCGCTGCCCATGGTCAGGTTGAAGCTGGCGAAGCCCCGCACGCCGGTCTCGGAGATCAGGGCCGCCGGGTTGCGCATGTGGACCAGCCAGGTCTGGTAATAGCCCTTGTTCCAGCGGCTGCGCTGACGGATCCAGTTCGGGACGACGGAGTTGGCCTCCTCCAACGTCGTGGAGTCGATCATCGCGGTGCGGTAGCCGGCGCGGTGCAGCCGGATGCCGAGGTCGGCGTCCTCGGTGACGTTGAACGGGTCCCACGCGCCGAGCTCGCGCAGCACCGAGGTGCGGAAGTGGTTGGAGGTGCCGCCGAGCGGGATCGGCGCCTCGGCGGCACCCATCGCGGGCAGCACCAGCTCGAAGTGCATGGAGTACTCGTTGGCGAACCAGGCGGTCAGCAGGTTCTGGTCCTGGTTGAAGTGGTTGAGCTTGGCCTGGATGCACACGACCTCGGGGCCGACCGCGTCGAAGGCGATCAGCGCCTTCTTCAGCTGGTCGGGGTCGGGCCGGTCCTCGGCGTCGAAGATGACGCAGTAGCTGCCGGTCGAGAGCTGCAGGCCGTAGTTGCACGCCTTGGGCTTGGTCTTGGGCTGGCTGTCGGGGACGACCACGAGGTGGAAGTGCGGCGGGAGGTCCAGCGACCGGATCCGCTCGATCGTCTCGGTGTCGTCCTCCTCGCACAGCAGCTTCACGTCCAGCCGCGTGCGCGGGTAGTCCAGCGCGTTGATGTCGCGCACCAGGCGCGGCACGATGCCGGCCTCCTTGTAGAGCGGCACGAGGATCGTGTACGTCGGGAGCAACCGCTCGTCGAGCCCGTCGATCTCCTCGTCGGTCACGTCGGTCTCCAGGTGGGTGCCCAGCGCCCGGAGGGTCAGCAGGAGCTTGTAGACCGACACCAGCAGGTAGACCGCGCTGCACAGGCCGACCAGCCCGATCAGCGTCGGCATCGGCCAGATCGCCAGGCACACCACGGCGACGACCAGTGCCATGACGAGCACGGCCTTCTGCGTCCCGGTGATGACCACGTGCGCGGAGGAGTCGGGGTGCGACTGCATCAGGCCGGTGGTGGCGACCTCGGCGTAGTGCGCGCTGTGCACCCGCTGGAGCAGTTGGTCGAGGTCGGTGCGGTTGGCCAGCAGCTGCCGGGTCGGTGAGCCGAGCGCGTCCTCGACCGCGGCGGCGTCGGCCGGAGCCAGCGGGCGGCCGACCGCGAGCAGGACGGTGCCGTCGGACTCCGCGACCGGGACGGCCTGGAGCCGCTGCGCGAGCGGCTCCGGCAGCCGGCGGGCGAGCGCGAGGTCGGGCTCGAGGTCGGCCAGGCCGACCCGCTGCATCTGGTGGATCTCGGAGAGCGCGGCGACCAGGACGTCCTCGGGGATCGACTCGTGGGCGACGAGGATGTCGCCGAGCGGGTCGCCGGTGCGGGCGTGCTCGACGAGCGCGCGGCGCAGCTGGTCGGGGTCGACCAGGCCGCTGGCGGTCAGCATGCCGGTCAGCTGGGTCCGCGCCCGGCGCGCCTCGGGGGTCTCCACGACGCCCTCGACCGGCGGGTGGATCGCGTCGAGGGCGGCGACGACCTCGTGGGCGGTGTGCTGGACCAGGACCGGGCGGAGGTCGGTGCGCCGGGCGAGGTGCTCGGCGACGACCTGCTCGGTGATCGGGTCGGTGGGGTCGGCGGCGGCGACGAGGACGGTGCCGTCCTCGGCGGCGTACGGCAGGACCCGGAAGGTGCGGCACAGCCCCTCGGGCAGCAGCCCCACCACCGCGGGGTCGGCGCCCTGCGCGAGGCGCGGCAGCGGTGCGGTGCCGGGGGCGCGGGTGGTCGCGCGGCCGGTGTCGACGGTGGCGGTCATCGCGCACCCGCCCCGAAGCCGTGGACGGGCGGGTCGCCGGCGCCGGTCGCGTCCGGCCCGGCAGCCGCCCCCGCGGCCGGGGCCGGACCGGAGGAGCCGCTGGAGCGGGGCCGCATCACGACGTAGCCGAGGTAGCCCAGCAGGAGGGCCAGGAGCGGCGCCAGCAGGAAGGTCACGAAGACCGCGACGAAGATGACGAGGGTGACCAGCAGGCCCACCCCGGCGGCTCCCACCGACGTTCCGGACCGACTGGACGCATGCGGCTGCATCGACATCATCTCCCCCCAGTGATGCTCGGGAGCAGGCCGGCCGGCCGGCTCCTCCCGAGATGTCTCCTCGACCATAGGGGTGAGGCGGCGGCCCTGCGAGGGATGAGCCGCAGGAGGGGTTCCTCTTTGAGGAGGTCTTGCGTTTGGAGCCCGGAGGACTGGACCGGTGGGGCCGGTTCCTCAGGTTCTCCTCAAGGCCCGGCGTCGCCGCCGAGGAGCCGGGCCGCGAGCCGGCCCCACCGGCTCGGCACCGCCGGCGCCTCGGCGAGCAGCGACATCGGGTCCCCGGCGTGGTCGGCCCAGACCCACAGCAGCGAGCCGATGCCGTGGTCGGCGGCCCAGGCGAGGTAGTCCTCGACGAACCCGTCGAGCGGGTCGGTGGCGCCGAGCTCGCCGGTCAGCACCGGGACGCGCTCGGCCAGCGGCGCGAGGACGCGGTCCCAGCAGGCCCGGTCGGCGCAGGCCTTGAAGTCGTAGAGGTGGAAGGAGGCAACCAGCTGGTCGTCCTCGGGCGCGAACTCCAGCCAGCCCTCGAGGTCGTTGGCGTAGTCGAGGCCGCCGAGCAGGACGGGCTGCTCGGCCCCGGCCGCGCGGATGGCCGACACCACGCGCGCCATGCCCTGCACGGGGAAGGTCACCCGCCCGTCGGTCGCGGTGCGGTCGTCCTCGACGGGCGCTCGACAGCCGCCGTCGCGCCAGCACTGCCACGACAGGTCGAAGACGAGCCGGTCGGCGCCGTCGTACCGGCTGTAGGGCTCGTTGAAGGCGTCGAAGAGCACCGAGGGGCTGTCGCGGTACGCCGTCGCGACCGACGTCCAGAACGCCAGGGACTCGGGGTCGGGCATCGCGAGGTTGCCGAACTCCGGCGTCGCCATCCGCTTGCGGCTGTGCAGGTCGAGCACGACCACGAGGCCCGCGCGGTGCAGCGCGTCGACGAACCGGCGGACCTCCGCGCGGTAGGCCTGCGGGCTGCGCTCCTCGTGCTCGTCGCTGACGGGTGCCCCGCGGGTGCCGAGCCAGCAGTCCTGGTTGAGCGGCAGCCGCACGGTGTTGGCCCCCCAGCGGGCGATCGCGGTCGCCTCCGCGGTGTAGGGGTCCTCGCTGAGCAGCGAGTCGAGCGCGGAGTAGCCCCAGCCCTGGGCGCAGGCGTACTCGAAGCTGCTCCAGTTGACCCCGCGCGGCACGAACGTCTGCCCGGAGCGGGTGTCGACCAGGCGGTGCCCCTCGACCCGCACGTGGGCGGCCCCGGACGCGGCGGTGCTCTCGGGCTCGCCGCGCAGGGAGACCGCGACCGCTGTGCCGGCGAGGAGCAGCAGCACGAGGGCAGGCGCCAGCCAGCGCAGCGCGCGACGCACAGGTCGATCCACGGAGCCCCCCTCTCCCGGCGGTCATCGTAGGTGGCGCCCGCGCTGGACCGGCGCCTTTCGGTGCACTCGCCGCGGCTACCCTGACCGGGTGTCTGAGACCGTGTTCACGTACGCAGCGCCGGCCCTGAAGTTCGGCACCGGGGCGTCGGGTGAGATCGGGCACGACCTGCAGGCCCTCGGGGCCGAGCGGGTGCTGCTCGTCACCGACGCCGGCGTCGCCGCGACCGGCCACCCGGCGCGGATCGCCGAGCAGATGTCGGCCCGCGGGATCCACGTGACGACGTACGACCGGGCCCGGGTGGAGCCCACCGACGCCTCGATGGTCGAGGCCATCGACTTCGCCCGCGACGCCGGGCCCTTCGACGCCGTCGTGGCGGTCGGAGGCGGGTCGACCATCGACACCGCCAAGGCCGTCAACCTGCTCACCACCAACCCCGGCGAGCTGATGGACTACGTCAACGCGCCGGTCGGCCGGGCCCAGGCCCCGACGCAGCCGCTGCTGCCGCTGGTCGCGGTGCCGACCACGACCGGCACCGGCGCGGAGAGCACCACGATCTGCGTGCTCGACGTGCTGGCGCTGCACGTGAAGACCGGCATCAGCCACCCCGCGCTGCGCCCGCGGCTCGCGGTCGTCGACCCGGCGCTGACGATGACCCAGCCGGCGATGGTCACCGCCGCCTCGGGCATGGACATCCTCTGCCACGCGCTGGAGAGCTACACCGCGCGGTGGTACGCCGACTTCGACGCCAAGACCCCCGAGCAGCGGGTGCCCTACTGCGGGGCGAACCCGGTCGCCGACATGTGGTCGGAGAAGGCGCTCTCGCTGCTCGCCGGCGCCTTCCGCCAGGCCGTCCGCGACGGCTCGGACACCGTCTCGCGCGAGCAGATGGCGCTCGCGGCCACCTTCGCCGGCCTCGGCTTCGGCAACGCCGGCGTCCACAT is a window encoding:
- a CDS encoding HNH endonuclease, encoding MPAERRGRGVALQVGLARKESHHRGQRHLALAKVVATEMPCLWAAWRQGKVTEYGATLAARETACLEVGDRFEVDRLLAADPDALDRMSEREIASFCRKHAARLDSAAVVRRRRKAGADRHVTIRPAPDTMVYLTALLPVADGVAAYAALVKAADAARADGADERTRGQVMADTLVSSVLGGHEAAGGPRVELALVMTDQAVFGDTEDPAHLDGFGWVPAELGREIVAGAVTAEDEVWLRRLYTGPTTGELVAMDSRARVFPAGMARFIRLRDQTCRTPWCGAPIRQSDHVEPVAEGGSTTVENGQGLCEACNHAKQAPGWRARPSPEGIETATPTGHRHHTRPPMLVTVHDAPPVRLDYYVLAT
- a CDS encoding substrate-binding domain-containing protein codes for the protein MTRTRTRSHTRSHTRSHPVRLLAGVAGLACAATLLTGCSEDDAAPAGDVVARQQAAQVEEETLEQEAVERRHAALPGRPAGVVELDGSPRGSLTPQALDRFAGTGSSVTVEVADNGEDVAFGQLCAGEIDLVDSTRPISRAEWDACRSVGLDVVQFQIAADAVVVAVKSESDVGGDCLSTEQVRDIYRAGSPVTSWEHVGLDGVPLVVGGPDPENSAFGFFGRNVLGTPQPGLTNLRSDYHAFDSDQGSRVFVVGDEEDERLAEEYADRARARDQARSALVVAQQVLDDAQDEVSAAWRERAKGIADRRSPADLARDRQRVRDAIAARDAARAELAVVREKWVRVRDRFVVSRDARRRDEQVRGHVAYFRFSYYELFEDQLRPFEITTPEGERNCIFPSQRTITSGEYPLARQLLVTTTVRSLDRREVRVFLESYLGDADRLAEDTQLVPLPEATVRTQLSWLTGDVPPPLVSPDAPVVEEGAEEQPAPQEQPAR
- a CDS encoding glycosyltransferase; this translates as MTATVDTGRATTRAPGTAPLPRLAQGADPAVVGLLPEGLCRTFRVLPYAAEDGTVLVAAADPTDPITEQVVAEHLARRTDLRPVLVQHTAHEVVAALDAIHPPVEGVVETPEARRARTQLTGMLTASGLVDPDQLRRALVEHARTGDPLGDILVAHESIPEDVLVAALSEIHQMQRVGLADLEPDLALARRLPEPLAQRLQAVPVAESDGTVLLAVGRPLAPADAAAVEDALGSPTRQLLANRTDLDQLLQRVHSAHYAEVATTGLMQSHPDSSAHVVITGTQKAVLVMALVVAVVCLAIWPMPTLIGLVGLCSAVYLLVSVYKLLLTLRALGTHLETDVTDEEIDGLDERLLPTYTILVPLYKEAGIVPRLVRDINALDYPRTRLDVKLLCEEDDTETIERIRSLDLPPHFHLVVVPDSQPKTKPKACNYGLQLSTGSYCVIFDAEDRPDPDQLKKALIAFDAVGPEVVCIQAKLNHFNQDQNLLTAWFANEYSMHFELVLPAMGAAEAPIPLGGTSNHFRTSVLRELGAWDPFNVTEDADLGIRLHRAGYRTAMIDSTTLEEANSVVPNWIRQRSRWNKGYYQTWLVHMRNPAALISETGVRGFASFNLTMGSAFVLLMNPVFWGLTTLYLLTQWGFIQQLFPGIVFYAASAMLFVGNFVFVYLNVAGSLQRGEFGITRTALLSPLYWGLMSWAAWKGFIQLFTNPFYWEKTEHGLDGGHA
- a CDS encoding glycoside hydrolase family 5 protein codes for the protein MDRPVRRALRWLAPALVLLLLAGTAVAVSLRGEPESTAASGAAHVRVEGHRLVDTRSGQTFVPRGVNWSSFEYACAQGWGYSALDSLLSEDPYTAEATAIARWGANTVRLPLNQDCWLGTRGAPVSDEHEERSPQAYRAEVRRFVDALHRAGLVVVLDLHSRKRMATPEFGNLAMPDPESLAFWTSVATAYRDSPSVLFDAFNEPYSRYDGADRLVFDLSWQCWRDGGCRAPVEDDRTATDGRVTFPVQGMARVVSAIRAAGAEQPVLLGGLDYANDLEGWLEFAPEDDQLVASFHLYDFKACADRACWDRVLAPLAERVPVLTGELGATDPLDGFVEDYLAWAADHGIGSLLWVWADHAGDPMSLLAEAPAVPSRWGRLAARLLGGDAGP
- a CDS encoding hydroxyacid-oxoacid transhydrogenase, yielding MSETVFTYAAPALKFGTGASGEIGHDLQALGAERVLLVTDAGVAATGHPARIAEQMSARGIHVTTYDRARVEPTDASMVEAIDFARDAGPFDAVVAVGGGSTIDTAKAVNLLTTNPGELMDYVNAPVGRAQAPTQPLLPLVAVPTTTGTGAESTTICVLDVLALHVKTGISHPALRPRLAVVDPALTMTQPAMVTAASGMDILCHALESYTARWYADFDAKTPEQRVPYCGANPVADMWSEKALSLLAGAFRQAVRDGSDTVSREQMALAATFAGLGFGNAGVHIPHANAYPIAGRVRDFRPEGYPADEPIVPHGMAVSLTAPEAFRFTFEADPGRHLRAARLLEPDADLGEGPDVLPGVLVRLMRDIGIPNGLAEVGYGDGDVEPLVDGALKQQRLLATAPREVTGEDLAGVFRGSMEHW